A stretch of Pseudomonas sp. LRP2-20 DNA encodes these proteins:
- a CDS encoding rhodanese-like domain-containing protein has product MTDFSGLPLVIEAADLLPRLDSPQLILVDLSSANRYVSGHIPGARFVEGKRTQLGQPPAPGLLPALADLEKLFSELGHRDDAVYVVYDDEGGGWAGRFIWLLDVIGHAHYHYLNGGIQAWPADKLSTEVPEPGNTPVKLQLHSEPTATREYLQSRLGADDLVIWDARGPQEFNGEKVLAAKAGHIPGAINFEWTAGMDLNDHLRIRADIAQVLQQLGITPDKEVITHCQTHRRSGFTYLVAKALGYPRIKAYAGSWSEWGNHPDTPVEV; this is encoded by the coding sequence ATGACTGACTTTTCCGGCCTGCCTTTGGTGATCGAAGCCGCAGACCTGCTGCCGCGCCTGGATTCCCCCCAGCTGATTCTGGTCGACCTGAGCAGCGCCAACCGCTATGTCAGCGGGCACATCCCCGGCGCCCGCTTCGTCGAGGGCAAGCGCACCCAGCTTGGCCAGCCTCCGGCGCCCGGCCTGCTGCCGGCCCTGGCCGACCTGGAAAAGCTGTTCAGCGAACTCGGCCACCGCGACGATGCTGTCTACGTGGTGTACGACGATGAAGGCGGTGGCTGGGCCGGCCGCTTCATCTGGCTGCTCGATGTCATCGGCCATGCGCACTACCACTACCTCAATGGCGGCATCCAGGCCTGGCCGGCGGACAAACTCTCCACCGAGGTGCCAGAACCCGGCAACACACCCGTGAAGCTGCAACTGCACAGCGAACCGACCGCCACCCGCGAGTACCTGCAAAGCCGCCTGGGCGCCGATGACCTGGTTATCTGGGATGCCCGCGGCCCACAGGAATTCAATGGCGAGAAGGTCCTGGCCGCCAAGGCCGGGCACATTCCCGGCGCCATCAATTTCGAATGGACTGCCGGCATGGACCTCAACGATCACCTGCGCATCCGCGCGGATATCGCGCAAGTGCTGCAGCAACTGGGCATCACCCCGGACAAGGAAGTGATCACCCACTGCCAGACCCACCGCCGCTCCGGTTTCACCTACCTGGTGGCCAAGGCCCTCGGCTACCCACGCATCAAGGCTTATGCCGGTTCGTGGAGCGAATGGGGCAACCACCCGGACACGCCTGTCGAAGTTTAA
- the motA gene encoding flagellar motor stator protein MotA produces MAKIIGIIVVFASVLGGYVLSHGKIAALIQPFEVLIIGGAAFGAFMQANPGYMTMHVIKKSMKMFGSRFSHAFYLEVLGLVYEILNKSRREGMMAIESDIEDAAASPIFAKYPAVLGDERMTAFICDYLRIMSTGNMAPHELEGLFDMELLSMKEELEHPSHAVSGIADGMPGFGIVAAVLGIVVTMASLGDGDQKSIGLHVGAALVGTFFGILAAYGFFGPLAKCLEHDAKEELNLYESIKASLVASASGMPPSLAVEFGRKVLYPKHRPSFAELEQAVRGR; encoded by the coding sequence ATGGCTAAAATTATCGGCATCATCGTCGTATTCGCGAGCGTGCTCGGCGGATATGTACTCTCCCACGGCAAGATCGCGGCGCTGATCCAGCCGTTCGAAGTGCTGATCATTGGCGGTGCAGCCTTTGGCGCCTTCATGCAGGCCAACCCGGGTTACATGACCATGCATGTAATCAAGAAGTCGATGAAGATGTTCGGCTCGCGCTTCTCCCATGCTTTCTACCTGGAAGTACTGGGCCTGGTGTATGAAATCCTCAACAAGAGCCGTCGCGAAGGCATGATGGCGATCGAGAGCGATATCGAAGATGCCGCCGCCAGCCCGATCTTCGCCAAGTACCCGGCGGTGCTGGGCGACGAGCGCATGACCGCGTTCATCTGCGACTACCTGCGCATCATGTCCACCGGCAACATGGCCCCCCATGAGCTCGAAGGCCTGTTCGACATGGAGTTGCTGAGCATGAAGGAAGAGCTCGAGCACCCGTCTCACGCCGTCAGTGGCATCGCCGACGGCATGCCGGGCTTCGGTATCGTCGCGGCGGTACTGGGCATCGTGGTGACCATGGCGTCGCTCGGTGATGGTGACCAGAAGTCGATCGGCCTGCACGTCGGTGCAGCGCTGGTCGGTACCTTCTTCGGTATTCTCGCCGCGTATGGCTTCTTCGGCCCCCTGGCCAAGTGCCTTGAGCACGATGCCAAGGAAGAGCTCAACCTCTATGAGTCGATCAAGGCCTCGCTGGTGGCCTCGGCTTCCGGCATGCCGCCTTCGCTGGCTGTCGAGTTCGGGCGCAAGGTGCTGTATCCAAAGCATCGCCCAAGCTTTGCCGAGCTGGAACAAGCAGTTCGCGGTCGCTGA
- a CDS encoding HDOD domain-containing protein, whose product MPMESKVPTQNPRTVEAWVKLLDGVRVPVPKQSYDRVLSAINDSRRSLRDIAELMQDSPALVLSVMREANHPANASQAEPAESLEVALNRLGLARSKELLMRLPALPEDDIPPVLRQFLLISQHAAQQANGLFASRLARLWQEIHWGSLLFLAPLWPLALAHPKLLDAWELRVIHKGETAADVEQELFGVRIFALCRAMAEHWRLPKWVTQGYRLLLEERDQLALVLSIAREEDLLIQQHRLDEAPGLRRWFNEPANTVLLANNLALAAQVGWDNPHLLRWQLLTALYLQTSLEDVQQQVHQQAAASARRHARHALFHPAEALIWPWDQRRPHPDMLTPPPPSSEALGRWRKLCQELLTQPSPFTNAVHLATHAREALEACGMQRIMLLSLDKAADYLRVQQIAGLPKEAGGITLDIEQNKLLQKLMGKVGQLRLTPENHAQFSALLPAALRALFHSEHLLLRSLGVGDQVLMLAVADQGGKPLADVSVQAFGKTSQCIERALVVFAKRGD is encoded by the coding sequence ATGCCAATGGAATCCAAGGTGCCCACTCAGAATCCGCGTACGGTAGAAGCCTGGGTTAAGCTGCTCGACGGTGTTCGTGTACCGGTCCCGAAGCAGAGTTACGACCGGGTATTGAGCGCAATCAACGACAGTCGCCGCTCGTTGCGCGACATCGCCGAACTGATGCAGGACAGCCCCGCGCTGGTGCTGTCGGTGATGCGCGAGGCCAACCACCCCGCCAACGCCAGCCAGGCCGAGCCGGCTGAAAGCCTGGAAGTCGCCCTGAACCGCCTGGGCCTGGCACGCAGCAAGGAACTGCTGATGCGTCTGCCGGCGCTGCCTGAAGACGATATTCCGCCGGTGCTGCGCCAGTTCCTGTTGATCAGCCAGCACGCCGCGCAACAGGCCAACGGCCTGTTCGCCAGCCGCCTGGCGCGCCTGTGGCAGGAGATCCACTGGGGCAGCTTGCTGTTCCTCGCCCCCTTGTGGCCGCTGGCCCTGGCCCACCCCAAGCTGCTGGATGCCTGGGAGCTGCGGGTTATCCACAAGGGCGAAACCGCAGCCGATGTGGAGCAGGAACTGTTCGGCGTGCGCATCTTCGCCCTGTGCCGGGCCATGGCCGAACACTGGCGGCTGCCCAAGTGGGTGACCCAAGGCTATCGCCTGCTGCTCGAAGAGCGCGACCAGCTGGCCCTGGTGCTGAGCATCGCCCGCGAAGAAGACCTGCTCATCCAGCAGCATCGCCTGGACGAAGCACCCGGCTTGCGCCGCTGGTTCAACGAGCCGGCCAATACTGTGCTGCTGGCCAACAACCTGGCGCTGGCGGCACAGGTGGGCTGGGACAACCCGCACCTGCTGCGCTGGCAACTGCTGACCGCGCTATACCTGCAGACCTCGCTGGAAGACGTGCAACAGCAGGTTCACCAACAAGCAGCGGCCAGCGCCCGGCGCCACGCCCGCCATGCCCTGTTCCACCCCGCCGAGGCGCTGATCTGGCCCTGGGACCAGCGTCGCCCGCACCCGGACATGCTCACCCCGCCGCCACCTTCCAGCGAAGCGCTTGGCCGCTGGCGCAAGCTGTGCCAGGAACTGCTGACCCAGCCAAGCCCTTTCACCAATGCCGTGCACCTGGCCACCCATGCGCGCGAAGCGCTGGAAGCCTGCGGGATGCAGCGCATCATGCTGCTGAGTCTGGACAAGGCCGCCGATTACCTGCGCGTACAGCAGATCGCCGGCCTGCCCAAGGAAGCAGGTGGCATCACCCTGGACATCGAGCAGAACAAACTGCTGCAAAAGCTGATGGGCAAGGTCGGCCAACTGCGCCTGACGCCCGAGAACCACGCTCAGTTCTCGGCGCTGCTGCCAGCAGCGCTGCGTGCGCTGTTCCATAGCGAACACCTGTTGCTGCGCTCGCTGGGTGTCGGCGACCAGGTGCTGATGCTGGCCGTGGCCGACCAAGGCGGCAAGCCACTGGCCGATGTCAGCGTGCAGGCCTTCGGCAAGACTTCGCAATGTATCGAACGCGCGCTGGTGGTGTTTGCCAAACGCGGCGACTGA